The following DNA comes from cyanobiont of Ornithocercus magnificus.
ACAGTCATGTCTGCCTGCTGTTAGAGTGGCAAAAAGTAGCCTTGCAGCCATACCTTGACTATATGTTTTTACAGGAAGATGAACAAAGTCGCCTAAACCTGAGAAACTGACAACGTCTCTACAGAAAGATCTGAAATCCCGCAAGTTACCGTGTACTAGTAAGTAATGAGCTTTAATTGCCTGTAAACCACTTAGTTCGGGACTGGTGATAAAACTTTTGTGAATCATGGGGAAAACCGGCACCCGTGCCTCGAAGAAACCACCTGTGTGTTGGTAGATGCCTGCTATTAGTCGTAGGAATGTACTTTTACCAGCTCCATTGTGGCCGATTAGAGCTACTCGCTCACCTTCCCTAATAGTGCAGCTTACATTTTGCAGTGCTGTGATCACTGCACCGCTACGGCAGTAGCTAAGGCGACCACCAGTAAAAGACCGCATCAAAGAGGTCTTGAGGCTGCGCGTCTCGGTGGTGAAGACTGGAATATTGAGGCATACACCCTTGAGGCACAGCACCACCGGTGTTAACTCAGACTGCCAAACAGCTGATGCAGGTTGCGGCACTGTCGCTCGAGGCTGTAATAGCAGGCGTTTTGAAGACCTGCCTGGGAGAGCTGCTGCCAAAGACTCGGATCCCGAGCGAGCCGTTGTAACTGTGCAGCGAGACTAATGCCATCATCACTACATTCCACTAGCAGAGCGACATCCCGGTGTAGCTCCTCATGGACAGGAATTTTGCTGGCCAGAGTGGGCAAGCCATGAGCTTGAGCCTCTAGTAGCGGATAGTCAAATCCTTCCATCCAGCTAGTGGAGAGGAGTGCAAAGCTAGCACGCCACTTTTTCTCGAGCGCTTCCGCGCCGAGATTGGGATACCAACAGATGCGACTTTCAAGTCCCAGCTGTTGCTCTAATCGCTGTAGCAGAGGTGTCTCACGTCCTGTACTGCCAACAATAACTAGCCGTCCATCCCACCTCGGGTTAAGAGCTAGGAACCGTGCGAAGCCTCGCAGAGCAAGCGGTATGTTCTTGTTGCGGGCATGGCGAGCTAGCAGTAGTAAATCTGGTCCTGCTGGAACCGTAAGTGGCTCAACTGCAGTTTCAATACCGTTAGGGATCACAGCAATACGCTGGGCTGGCAGTCCCTTTTGCAGAAGTAGATCGGCTACATGTCGACTTATGGCTACTACGCAATCAGCACCATGGAGATGACGCGGCAGCCAGAAGCGGCTACGTAAGTAGGCACGTCTACTGTCTGGCCAGTACAGTGGTGTAAGATCATGGCAAGTAATTACTTGGGGTCGGTCACAAATTCCTAGCAGCCTATCTGTGTAGGGAGAATATATTAGGCTAGGATTTAGGCTTTTTATGAGATTTTGCACTGGTACAGCGTGCTGTACAAGAGCGCTAGATTGAAGCAAGCGCATCCAGTAGCTGTGCTGCTCACGCGGGAGATAACTATCAGATGACAGCTCGGCTAAACCATCAGCCCGCAGACGGAGTTGAGTTGGCAAAGGTGTGCTAGTTGCTGGAGTCCAGGCTGCCAATAGCCGCTCAACATATCTGCTCAAGCCTGTTAAAGCTGGGCGATAGGGTAAGATGTTAATTAGTAAGGAATTTTGCGTAGGCTATGAACTTAGTGTTGGAAAAAGTTTACTGAGACGCCAATACCATACGGGCCGAGCAAATAACCGATCATAGCGAGCGCGAGCTTGGCAGCCAAGCTTAACACGAAGTGTTGGGCTGGCTGCTAGGCGCTGCAATACCGTTGCTAGGTCTTCAGGCCGCTGCGACCAGATCAAGCCAGGCAATCGTCCAACCCACCCCATGCCAGAGCATGGATAGTCAAAAGCCAGAGCTGGCAGCCCAGCCGCCATAGCTTCCAGCTGCACAATGCCAAAGGCTTCATTGCTGCGGTCTGAAGGTAGTACTAAGACCTCAGCTATAGCTAGGCAATGAAGCTTAGACACTTCATCTAAGCGGCCGTGAAAAGTGACAGGTACTCGCGGCCCAAATAACTTTGTGGCTAATGCAGCAAAACTAGCCCGTCGTGGACCATCTCCTACTACATCCAGGTGCCAGGATGTAGACAAAGTTGCTAGAGCTTCTAGCAACCAATCTAGGCGCTTGTAGCTATCAAGTCGACCAATAAATAAGACCTGCAGTGGATCATCAACGGTGGGTTGACGAGGGGGCAAGACCATTGCTGCAGATTCCTGCTCTGCTGGCAAGCAGCAAGGCAGGATTTTGACCTGTCCAGCTGGACAGCCACTGAGTTCGAGCTCGCTAGCTAGTGGTGGCGAGGTAGTGACCACGCTCGATAGATAAGGAATCACTAGTAGAGCAAAGCGCTGGTAAAGGGCAAACAGACAACCAGTAAATCCGGGTGGACTTTCCAGAAAACAGTGCCAGTGAGCTGTAACTTGTCGTTGCGGATGTAATAACCGTGCCAGCAATAATATCAACAGTACTCCAGGAGAAGGTAGATGCCCATGAAGGGGCTCAGTTGCCTTTAGTAGTTGCCAAAGAGTCTGCGATGGCCAAGGAATGAGAAGGCGGCCAAGAGCGAGACGCGGCAATGTCTGTCGTCGGTACCGTACTGGCAGTGGGTCTAGTTCAGTACGATAACTGGGTTGAGCATCAAGGCTAAAGACCATGCCGCCCCAAACATCCGCCAACTCGTGGGCAATCCGCTCAATACCACCGTATCCAGGCGGCCATTCGCGGAGTAGCTGTAAAGTCATGGTTGTGCCAAGGGTAACTTTAGCCAGGGATGCCGCACTTGTAGGGTGCGTGAGAGAGGACGCCAGGAACGTCTAGTTACTGTTTGGCTCATAGAGTCGATGTGGCTGTGATAGATAGCGAGCACCTGGGGACACTGAATACCGTTCCAGCCAGCCGCCACGAGCTTGCACCAAAAGTCGTAATCTTCCCAACCATCAGCAATGTCACTGTAACCATCAACAGCTTGCCAGGCGCTACGCCGCACAAGTGCCATAGCGTCTATATAGTTGCCAGATAGAAAACGGTCTCGCTGCCAGGACTGGCACCCTATGAGAACATGTTGTTTTTCTAGCTGGCCTGGCTCGGACTTAATAGCTATTAATGGGTGAACTACAGCCAGAGAGTTACCGCCAGCCTCAGCTAGACTTAGACAGACGCTGACAGCGCCAGGGTAGAGCGCATTATCAGCGTCTAGTACAAAACACCAGGATGAATGAGCTGCTGTGAAAGCGGTGTTGCGGGTCGCGGCTAGGCCAGCGTTGTGTTGGTGACGAAGCAACAGCATTCTTTGAAAAGGATGACGATGGCCGATGTGTTCCTGCATCCAATTCTGAATAACGGAGGCTCCCCCATCAGCAGAGGCGTCATCGACGACAATTAGCTCTAGCTCTGACTGCTGCTGCGCGAGTACACTATCTAGTGCTTTTCCGATGCGGTCTGCATAGTTATATGAACTCACTAATACTGCTGCCCGTGGCAGTTCACTACTTTTCCAGTGAAATAATTCTTCCGTAGGTGGCGAGGGAACATCTCTAGCAGCTGCCATCAGCCTCTTGCCTGCGTGTAGTGCTCTTAGCTCTAGTGGCGTGAAAGGCTGGCCCAACACCAATGGCGGAGCTTGCAAACCATCAAGCAAAGTCCAGTCTACTGATGCTTTGGTAGTTGAGGCTTCAATCAGGCGGGCGGCGGTGTGAGCGGCGGCGGCCAGCCAGCCAGCCCGGATCAAACCCGCAGTCGGTGTAGCTACGATCAAGTCAGGCCAACCTGGCAGATAAGCAATGGTCGGCTTGATTTGCTTTCCTAATGCTGTTTCTGCTGCTAAGCCTTTTTCCCAGTCTGCTCCTCCTGGACCAAGCACTACAAGAGCACTAGCTATAGGTGGTGGCAAACCCAGCTCTGATGCCCAACGATTTGGATCAGTTGCTAGAGACTGTTGCATCCAGCCATTGTTTGGTGCTGAAGGATCTAGCCACCACGCAGGCAAACCAAGGGTCCGCAGCAGCCGGACACGAGCTGGGTCAGGATCCCATATCAGTTGCTGAGCATGCATATGAGCAAGCCAGTGCGCAGCTCGCTCTGGCGGCGGTAGTTCAAGATTGAGAGTTATGAACTTAACAAGTTCATCCTTTGTAGGATTTATAGAAGCAGCTCGGTCTATACTTCGCAGACACAACTGGTGGTGGTTACTGCAGTTAGAATCTAGATAAATGTACTTAAGTTCCGGTAGTGGCAAGTGTTGTAGCAGCAAGTGAGGCCACAACTCGCACCAAGAAAGACCACAGCTACTAATCAAGAATTCTGGGGCGAGCTGCACATGCTTTGCAAAGCGTGGTGCCGGGTAATTGCGCCACTGTATGAGCAGATCTGGCCATGCAGTAGGGTCAGTTGCTGATGCTTGTATTGCTGCGCTTTTTGCTTGTAAATTGAGGCGCAGAGTTGCAGGAGGCTCAGCTGTCGGCCAGCGTTGTGGTAGGGGCCTCTGCTTTAGAAGCCTGTATAGTCGCCGTACAGGTGGCAACAGCGGCAAAGCAGCAACTTTAAGACTATGACAGTATTCTGGGTGTATCATTTCTAGCGCTGCTTGGCACTGATCTGCTCTAGGCTTAATTTCTGGGCAAGCCTTTAAAAGGTCTTGTATTTGAGCTTCAGGGTTATTAAACCAGCACTCAAAGTCGAAAACTGCAAGGGGAGATGATGACAAGCGAGTAGCGTGAATTACCTCAAGGTTGTGTCGCCACCAGATTTGTTGGCCTTGATTGGTATCCAGGCCAGTGAGAGGACCATCACGTCGTAATAACGAGTGCACAACCTCAGCAGGATTACGAACTGCTAGCAACAGTCGTAGAGGTAAATCAAGCTCGGTAGTAAGCTGTGACCAGAGGGGCAACAAACGGCTGCAACGAGGGTCTTTAATAACCCAAGGGCTTGATTGCAGGCTGGCTACAGCAGCCAAGAGTTCATGAAGCTGCCGACTGGCAGCTTGTGTAGCAGGGTGCTGTAGCCAGCCTTTAGGAAGGGCTAATGCGCCTTCCGGGGAAGGCCACCAGCGGTTGAGGTCGACTAGTAGCCTCTCTTGTATATCAACTACTTGTCGCCACTCGAAATAACCCTCCGGATTATAGGTGTCACTGGCAATCATTTCTCCTGGAAAAGCAGCCCCAAGTTGCTGTAGCACACCACTGAGGAGGGATGTACCACTACGATGCATGCCTACAACCAGTAGCAGGGGAAAATGTGTCAATGAATCCCTAAGCAAATATGGGAGAGACCAGTCTCTTCAATCACGTGCAGCTTTGCCATTTTCGTTTACCTCACTTTTTGGTAATTGGAACTCAGAGAGGAGGTACCACTAGTCTCCAAAAGCTGCTGGAGCAGCACCCTGATGTGTACCTTCCATCTCATAAAGAGGTTCACTACTTCACCCTACATGCGGAGCAGTCAGTGGCATGGTATAGTACACACTATACCAGTTCATCGTGGGAACAACAGCGTGGTGATATAACGCCTTACTATTTGTTTCATCCCGAAGCACCACGGCGAATCTTTAGGTTGCTACCAAGTGCAAAGCTGATTGTCCTATTGCGTGATCCGGCAAACCGTGCACTCTCTCAATTTTTTCATGCCCGCCGTCACGGTTTTGAGAAGCTGAACATTAGAGCAGCTCTAGAAGCTGAACCAGAGCGACTGGCTAGTGGCAGTCTTTACAGTCACCAAAAGCACAGCTATGTGGCCCGCAGCTGTTACCTAGAACAGATGGATCGCTATGAGGCTCTATTCTCACGACACCAAATCTTGGTGTTGCGCAGCGAAGATTTATTCCAGAACCCCGGAGAGGTCTGGAGCCAAATCCAGTACTTCCTACAGCTGCGATACCAACCCCTACCAATTCCGGTTATACATGCCAATGCTGGTCAGGGTGAGGCTTCAGTTTTAGATCCAGAGGTTAGAGCAGGTCTCAGAGCAAAACTTGCTAACACTGTTGCGGGAGTAAGAGCACGCTATGGATTTGATTGGGATTGGTGAAGAAGAAGTCCTGCAATTGTTAGTTAAAGTTGATGTTCATAGATGAAGATACTGGTTTGCCCCTAACACGCAAAAGTAGAGGGACAGTAAGAGTAGCAGGGTGACTGATACCGTGCTCCCAGAGACCATCCTCGCCCCAACAATCGCCATGGTCAGCACAGACTAGCACAGTACCATCAGCAAAACGTTGCAGCAACCAAGCCAGAGAGCAATCTATCCACTCCAGGCAGGCCAATTGCCGGCGAGCACTTTCAGCAGCACTACAACTGGGACCACCAAAAGGAGTGCATGGACTAGGCCAACATTCCCAGTCAGCCCCTTGGTGCCAATAAGGTACATGAGTTTCACCAATGTTAAGGAAGCAAAAGATGGGTTGGCCAAGAGAAGCAGATGTTAACTTAGCATCAATCCAGTTAAGTTGCTTCTCGAGACTCCAAGTATTCCCTGAGAAATAGAAATCTTCAAAGGGAGCACTTAATACTGTTCCTGTTGCACTAGCAGGGTTAAACCAGTCAACAGCACCACTGCCAATAGTTCGATATCCACACCGGTAGAAGCCTTCAACTATGTTGGCACCTGCCAGATGAAAGGCCTCGTTATCACATCCTGGTGAACCTGCGAATGCCATGCGAAATAGTTTTCCAGCCTTTGGATTAAGCCAGGGCTGCTGGCTACCTACTACGCCGGGTGTGAAGCCCATCCAGAAAGCGGCATGGCTGCCATAAGTAAAATAGCTAGGCGCTAATGCACGGTGCAACGGGCCTATGGTGCTCAGCTGAGCTAAAGTACCTACAGTATAAGCAGCCTCAAACGTATCATAGCGACAGGAATCTAAGCTGATAAACAACACGTCACAGGACGACATAAGTAAGGCGTCCAATCAAAGGTAAGATTAGAATAGCTCAGCAACTTCGAAGTCGGTTCTTGAGAGTCCAGCAAAAGCAGCGCTTTGTGCTGCTGCCGCAAGAGCATACGGTAATAGTGCGGCAAACCGCAAAATGCGGCCAGGTTTTTCTTCTATCTCTACTCGGACTAGGAGTAGTAAGCCTTAGCATAGCCTGGTGTTACCGAATCGATGAAATAGTTACTGTTCGAGGAAGACTTGTGCCACAACAAGGTAGTGTTGAGGTCAAAAGTCCGATAAGTGGTCAGCTGGCGGCAGTACTTGTAGATAATGGTGAACAGGTCACAGAAGGGGAAATACTGCTGCGCTTTGACTTGAGAGGAGCAAAACTTGAGGAGCAAGCTCTTAGCCAGCAGCTTCAGCTAGAGCAAAGACGAGTTAGGGATCAACTACAGAGCAACGCCCAACGTCAAAAGACTCTAAAACGCAACATCGATTTAACAAGAAGAATCCTTAATAAACTAAAGATCTTAGAGAATGGAGGTGCTATTAGCGAAGTGCAGACATTGCGTCAGGCTAACCAGCTAGAATCCCAAAAAGATGAGCTAATACAGCTTCAGACCCATTATAGAGAGCTCCTAAATGAGAGCAACAGTCGCAATACAACACTACAAAGTAGACTGAATCAAGTACGTAACGAACTACGTAACGAACTAATTAAGGCTCCTGTTAGTGGTACAGTCTTCGGCTTGACAGCTGACAACAGTCGTTATGTAGCTACAAATGCTGAACCGCTATTGAAGATTGTGCCCAAGGGCCAGCTCAATGGCACAGTAAGTGTGGGCAACAAAGATATAGGCTTCATTCGAGCTGGCCAGGCAGTAAAAGTACGTGTAGACTCTTTCCCATATACTAAATATGGAGAAATTGATGGATCTATTAGTTATATTAGTGCCGATGCTTTGCCCCCCAATCAACTAATCAGTCAATATCACTTTCCAGTAGACCTGAAGCTTGAGAGCTCTCAACTAATAACTAGAGAAGGTATGCTTATCCCCCTTCAATCTGGCATGACAATTACTACCAACCTGAAGCTACGAGACCGACGACTGATTGAGCTACTTAGTGATCTGTTCACCAGCCGCGGTGAAAGTCTAAAGCGTTTACGACAACCATAACCATGACTGGTAACTGTAGTAGCATAGAACCAGTACTATGGCTAGATAAACATACTGTTGACAGCAAGAAGTTACTAGATACGCTGCGGCGACAGGGTCATATGGCTTCTCTAGTACAAGAATTAGTTTTAGAAAAAGAGCTAGAAACAGTCAATCTGGGGCTTGAAGAAGAACAGCGTCTGCTCAAAGAATTCAGAAGTACGAAGAATCTAGAGGATAGTGACTCCTATCTTGATTTCCTGAATCGCAGCCAGCTGGACGAGACCCTACTGCTTCAGAGTCTCAGCCGCCCATATAAAGTAGTGCGCTATCGCGAGCAACGCTGGGGTCACTGCACAAATACTCTCTATCTAAAAAATAAAGAGCGCTATGATCGTATTGTCTACCGATGCCTGGAAGCCATTGATGCCGATGTAATGCAAGAGGTATTCTTCCGGCTAAAAGACCGAGAGGACAGTTGGGAAAACTTAGCATGTCAGTTCCCTGGTGCCAAACCGGATGCAAATGCACGCCAAGGCCCTGTCTTGGCAGCAGACATTGAGCCTAAATTGCTACAAGCCCTTCGTTATGCTGGACCAGGACGGGTGATTAAGCCACTATCTCTGGGGACCAAAATTGTGGTCGCAGAACTCGAGAGCCTCAAGGCTAGCCACCTTGACAGTGAATTGCGCACCCGAATTCTACGAGAGGAATTTAATAGTTGGCTAAAGAAAGAATGCGCCAGGGTGCTTAGAAAATTGCGGTATTCGTGAAATGACAGCTACTCTAACAATTAGAGACCGTATGCAAGCACTGCGCAATATCTACGTGTTCAGTGATACTTGTGAACAAAGTCTGAGAATTCTTGCCAGTTGCTCTGAGAAGGTAAGTCTCAGACAGGGGCAGACGCTATTGCGCGCTGATGTGGTGGAGTCGCATGCTTTCCTACTTTTGGAGGGAAGCCTGCGACTCTTGGGCAGGGATCCCATCCTTGACGATCTTTTCACTGTCAGCTGGCTAGGACCTGGCGAACTGGTAGGTGTGATTGACTTATTGCGCCAGGGCGCATGCGAGGCGGCTATTGCCCGTCAGCCTTGCCAGCTTCTGAGTTTCCCTCTAAACCTGCTATTCGAGCTAATGAAGGAGGACTTAGGACTGCGGGATGGTCTCAGGCAATTGCAAAGTCCATGTGAGGGCGCTGCCGTACTAGGTGCATTACTGCAGAGGCTAAACCCACCCCCTAAAGATGCACAGGCCTGGATTCTGAGTCAGCTAAAAAGTTCAACAGATCCTGAGCAAGGCCACGAAGTTTTCCTACTGAGTTCAGTAGTCACTGGTGCTGAAGATCTGGTGGGTCATTCGCTAAGTTCTGAACAGCGCGAATACATATCCAGCCGCAGCAGCTTGCCACTACGCTTCTGGCGTTGGAAGGAGACAACACAAACAGCAACTCAACAAGAAACGCTTGCTGTCAGAGCAGTGCCAAAGATACCGGAGACGAAGAACAAGAATTGGAAGCCGGGAAAGACTCTCGACTTTGCAGCTATTGGATTACGCGAAGCCCACTCCGAGTCAGATCTACAAAGTTTTCGACCAATTCGTGGCCAGGGATTGGTAGCTGCGAACTTGGCAGCACTGCGCATGGTAAGTCAAGCATATGATGCACCTTGCCCAGTAGATGTCCTGACAAGATTGCTTGAGGGCATTGTGAAGCGCACTGGCTTGGTATCAATTCAAGACATGGGCCATCTAACTGAATTAATGGGACTTCAAACTCAGTTAGGAGGTGTGCTTCTCGAGCAACTGCATCGCCTAAAGCTGCCGGTTTTAGTAAGTCGTGGTAGGCACTTTGCATTGCTGACAAAAGCAAACCATAGCCATGTGATGCTAGCTGACCCAGAAATGGGCTGGCTGCAGCTACCATCTGACGAAGCCCACGCTATGTGGGGAGACCAAGTGCAGGTGATACTACTTAATAGGCTTGCCAGCACGCCAAAGCGTCGTTTTGGTTGGGTCTGGTTTGCACCTGTGCTAGAGCGCTTCCGCTGGCAGCTAGTCCAAGTACTGCTAGCTTCACTGTTAATTCAGTTGTTCCAGCTAGTCAATCCTCTGTTAATCCAGCAGATAATTGACAAGGTAATCAATCAAGGCAATCTCTCAGCCTTACAGGTATTAGGGATAGTGCTAATAGCCTCAACACTGTTCCAGGGCTTACTAGCAGCAGTGCGTACTTGGCTACTAATTGACACTACTGACCGCATGGATCTTTTACTCGGTAGCCAAGTTATCGATAACTTATTGCGACTGCCGCTTCGCTTCTTTGAACACCGCCCTGTAGGGGAGCTTTCACAACGCTTGAGTGAGCTAGGCAATTTGCGAGGCTTCCTCACAGGTACAGCTATTACCAGTACTTTAGACCTGCTATTTGCAGCAGTTTATATCCTAATTATGCTGCTATATAGCCCCTTGCTTACAGCTTTAGCACTAGGCACCGTGCCTTTTTATATAGGCTTGATCTTATTTGCTGCACCACTCTACCGACGTATAATCCGCAGACAGATGCAATTTGCTGCACGTACACAAAGTCATCTCATTGAGACACTGAGTGGGATCCAAACAGTTAAAGCACAGCACTTTGAGCTAAACTCTCGTTGGCGATGGCAAGAGTTCTACTCTCGCCAGATTACTGAGGGCTTTAAAGGTACTGTACTCGGTAGTAGCACTAGCGAAGCAGGCAATTCTCTCAACCAGCTTGGCTCAATACTAATTATTTGGGTGGGGGTACATCAAGTTGTCAATAGCAAACTGAGCTTAGGTCAGCTAATTGCCTTTCGGATTATCGCTGGTTATGTTACAGGTCCAATCCTTAGACTCTCTAGTCTTTGGCAAGGCTTTCAGCAAGCAAATATCTCCATGGAGCGCTTAGCTGAAGTTGTTAACCAGGTGCCGGAGGCAGACCAACGAGATGCTGACCAGATCATACTTCCCCCTATTCAAGGACAAGTGAGTTTTGAGAGACTTATCTTTCGTTTTGGTCGGAGAGGACCTTATCAGATCGATGGTGTAGATTTGCAAGTACCGGCAGGCAGTTTTGTTGGTATCGTTGGTCCAAGTGGTAGCGGCAAGAGCACGCTGATGAAATTGTTACCACGGTTGTATGAGCCAGAGCAAGGCCGCATTCTGATTGATGGTTTTGATATCACTAAAGTAAACCTCAAGAGTATACGTCAGCAAATTGGCATTGTCCCACAGGATTGTTTACTCTTCGCAGGTACAATCCGAGAAAACATAGCGATAAATTGTGCTGAGGTGAGTACTGAAGCGATTATCCGTGTTGCACGTGCTGCTGCTGCTCATGATTTCATTATGGAGCTACCTAATGGTTATAGTACCCACATTGGTGAGCGAGGCACAGGACTGAGTGGTGGTCAGCGCCAGTGTATTGCTATTGCTCGCACACTCTTGCAAAATCCAAACTTACTAATACTAGATGAAGCTACTAGCGCTCTAGATTACGCCACTGAGGCAGTAGTCTGCCGCAATCTCCAAAATGTGCTGCGAGGAAAAACTGTATTTTTTGTAACTCACCGTCTACGTACCGTGCGACATGCTGATCAGATAGTACTAATGCATCGAGGAAAAATTTCTGAGATTGGAACTCACGCAGAGCTAATATCAAGATCTGGCTACTATGCAGCCCTCTACTTTAATCAAGATAGTATGTTTAGCGAGGAAACCTAGATAGATAGATAGGTTCTCTGAGGTCTTGCACTTTAGGCTGTAGACTAGGCCAAGTAAGTAAAAGAAGACTACAAGTATTAGAGGCGTAAAATAGCTGTTTCTACCTCTCTTGTACCTTTAGCGAAGATTCTTCGATTAACTCTCATTTAGATAGAGCTCCTGAAAGCACTAATTGCATTAGTGCTAATTGTTGAGGTACACACTGCTCAATACTAAAACGCCTTAGAGCCAGAGCGCGTGCATGTTTCCTAAGGTTCTGAGCTAGAGGTAAATCACTAAGCACCTGATAGACAGCATCTGCCAATTGAGAAGGTGAGAAGAAGTCTACTAATAAACCCTCTTGGCCATGATTAATTACTTCCTCAACTGGCGGTGTGGCAGAGCCGACGATGGCACAACCACTACTCATTGCTTCTAAAA
Coding sequences within:
- a CDS encoding polysaccharide/polyol phosphate ABC transporter ATP-binding protein, encoding MRSFTGGRLSYCRSGAVITALQNVSCTIREGERVALIGHNGAGKSTFLRLIAGIYQHTGGFFEARVPVFPMIHKSFITSPELSGLQAIKAHYLLVHGNLRDFRSFCRDVVSFSGLGDFVHLPVKTYSQGMAARLLFATLTAGRHDCLAMDEGFGAGDSSFYEKAQGRLHAFLAAAGTLVLASHSDSLLRQFCSRGLVFQEGSIVFDGLLENALSFYHHRTS
- a CDS encoding glycosyltransferase family 1 protein; translation: MSRYVERLLAAWTPATSTPLPTQLRLRADGLAELSSDSYLPREQHSYWMRLLQSSALVQHAVPVQNLIKSLNPSLIYSPYTDRLLGICDRPQVITCHDLTPLYWPDSRRAYLRSRFWLPRHLHGADCVVAISRHVADLLLQKGLPAQRIAVIPNGIETAVEPLTVPAGPDLLLLARHARNKNIPLALRGFARFLALNPRWDGRLVIVGSTGRETPLLQRLEQQLGLESRICWYPNLGAEALEKKWRASFALLSTSWMEGFDYPLLEAQAHGLPTLASKIPVHEELHRDVALLVECSDDGISLAAQLQRLARDPSLWQQLSQAGLQNACYYSLERQCRNLHQLFGSLS
- a CDS encoding glycosyl transferase, giving the protein MTLQLLREWPPGYGGIERIAHELADVWGGMVFSLDAQPSYRTELDPLPVRYRRQTLPRLALGRLLIPWPSQTLWQLLKATEPLHGHLPSPGVLLILLLARLLHPQRQVTAHWHCFLESPPGFTGCLFALYQRFALLVIPYLSSVVTTSPPLASELELSGCPAGQVKILPCCLPAEQESAAMVLPPRQPTVDDPLQVLFIGRLDSYKRLDWLLEALATLSTSWHLDVVGDGPRRASFAALATKLFGPRVPVTFHGRLDEVSKLHCLAIAEVLVLPSDRSNEAFGIVQLEAMAAGLPALAFDYPCSGMGWVGRLPGLIWSQRPEDLATVLQRLAASPTLRVKLGCQARARYDRLFARPVWYWRLSKLFPTLSS
- a CDS encoding glycosyltransferase family 2 protein → MHRSGTSLLSGVLQQLGAAFPGEMIASDTYNPEGYFEWRQVVDIQERLLVDLNRWWPSPEGALALPKGWLQHPATQAASRQLHELLAAVASLQSSPWVIKDPRCSRLLPLWSQLTTELDLPLRLLLAVRNPAEVVHSLLRRDGPLTGLDTNQGQQIWWRHNLEVIHATRLSSSPLAVFDFECWFNNPEAQIQDLLKACPEIKPRADQCQAALEMIHPEYCHSLKVAALPLLPPVRRLYRLLKQRPLPQRWPTAEPPATLRLNLQAKSAAIQASATDPTAWPDLLIQWRNYPAPRFAKHVQLAPEFLISSCGLSWCELWPHLLLQHLPLPELKYIYLDSNCSNHHQLCLRSIDRAASINPTKDELVKFITLNLELPPPERAAHWLAHMHAQQLIWDPDPARVRLLRTLGLPAWWLDPSAPNNGWMQQSLATDPNRWASELGLPPPIASALVVLGPGGADWEKGLAAETALGKQIKPTIAYLPGWPDLIVATPTAGLIRAGWLAAAAHTAARLIEASTTKASVDWTLLDGLQAPPLVLGQPFTPLELRALHAGKRLMAAARDVPSPPTEELFHWKSSELPRAAVLVSSYNYADRIGKALDSVLAQQQSELELIVVDDASADGGASVIQNWMQEHIGHRHPFQRMLLLRHQHNAGLAATRNTAFTAAHSSWCFVLDADNALYPGAVSVCLSLAEAGGNSLAVVHPLIAIKSEPGQLEKQHVLIGCQSWQRDRFLSGNYIDAMALVRRSAWQAVDGYSDIADGWEDYDFWCKLVAAGWNGIQCPQVLAIYHSHIDSMSQTVTRRSWRPLSRTLQVRHPWLKLPLAQP
- a CDS encoding sulfotransferase yields the protein MGETSLFNHVQLCHFRLPHFLVIGTQRGGTTSLQKLLEQHPDVYLPSHKEVHYFTLHAEQSVAWYSTHYTSSSWEQQRGDITPYYLFHPEAPRRIFRLLPSAKLIVLLRDPANRALSQFFHARRHGFEKLNIRAALEAEPERLASGSLYSHQKHSYVARSCYLEQMDRYEALFSRHQILVLRSEDLFQNPGEVWSQIQYFLQLRYQPLPIPVIHANAGQGEASVLDPEVRAGLRAKLANTVAGVRARYGFDWDW
- a CDS encoding hemolysin D, which produces MLLPQEHTVIVRQTAKCGQVFLLSLLGLGVVSLSIAWCYRIDEIVTVRGRLVPQQGSVEVKSPISGQLAAVLVDNGEQVTEGEILLRFDLRGAKLEEQALSQQLQLEQRRVRDQLQSNAQRQKTLKRNIDLTRRILNKLKILENGGAISEVQTLRQANQLESQKDELIQLQTHYRELLNESNSRNTTLQSRLNQVRNELRNELIKAPVSGTVFGLTADNSRYVATNAEPLLKIVPKGQLNGTVSVGNKDIGFIRAGQAVKVRVDSFPYTKYGEIDGSISYISADALPPNQLISQYHFPVDLKLESSQLITREGMLIPLQSGMTITTNLKLRDRRLIELLSDLFTSRGESLKRLRQP
- a CDS encoding parvulin-like peptidyl-prolyl isomerase produces the protein MTGNCSSIEPVLWLDKHTVDSKKLLDTLRRQGHMASLVQELVLEKELETVNLGLEEEQRLLKEFRSTKNLEDSDSYLDFLNRSQLDETLLLQSLSRPYKVVRYREQRWGHCTNTLYLKNKERYDRIVYRCLEAIDADVMQEVFFRLKDREDSWENLACQFPGAKPDANARQGPVLAADIEPKLLQALRYAGPGRVIKPLSLGTKIVVAELESLKASHLDSELRTRILREEFNSWLKKECARVLRKLRYS